TATATCATTGCTATAAACTTAATAACCCTTTACGCCACTAACGGCAAAGCAACTAACCTATGTATgccttttatcaaaaataaaaattttcttttacaaatataaaaataagcatcTCACAAACCAAATATGTCTGTGAATAAGACTAACCAACTTAAGAATTATAagccttataaaaaaaaaaaaaaaaaaaaagggtatcttttaaattaaactcctttttatattatgtataaaaattcttatccttttaaaataattatatttacgAAATCAACTTAAAGCTCAATCCATTTTTATCACcagacaaacacaaaaaaaataaaggacagcaacaaaaaaaaaataaaagcacaaaaatttaaatcttaccAAATTTTAGCTtcgtcttgcaaaaaaaaaaataccgattCTATTATAGTATAAATCCTAAAATCTTAAAGTATGAACAACTCAATCTGCGCGTACTAGCATTGAAAACGAAACATATTTTGTAACCTGGCAAAATTACAGATCTCTGAAAGGCAAAATTGCCAGTTACGTGTGAAAGTGAAATTCGCAAATAGACGTTTTATCTAAAAGACTCGTgacatataaaaaatacaatatatgcATTGTATAATAAATAACCCTTAAGGTACGTCTACTaatgtaagaataatttttacaaCCAAGAAATGAACTTGCATTATAACACCCTACAAACGTTTTTCGCATGACAAAAGTGTAATTGCACATAAAAGACCTGTAgcagttttaaaagaattttaaaagacCGCCTAGCGAATTTCAAACCGAGAAAAAGTTACCACCCATCTTTTGATTTAACCAATTATGACGAAGGTTCCCCAAAGGCATTTAAAGAATTAACCAATCACAGAGACCAACTCAGTggtaggtttaaaaatttatctgataccaaattattttgtcaagtaattttgtttatattaaaaaaaaaaaagttaaaaagtgcAATcactttatattcattatatagAAACTATTAGGTTTACCTAATAACCTAgttaatacttaaaatattaacTAGCTCAAGACATCAATTTATACTTAATAAATATGTCCATTAAATGGTTACGACGCGCAGAGTCCTTctgacataaataaattaacacCATAATATTTCCAGATCATCAACTGAATACCAAGCCAAACAGGTAACCTTAAACTTATATACTGCTTAATAATAATACTGATTAACACCAAATAATTAGTAAAACTCAAACAAAACGGTACTGATTTGTAgttcaaagtccaaaaaacggAAGGATTGTAAGAAAATgaatctaacggaaattagaaagTGGGAAACTCCAAGAAATTGTCAAGGGCCAAAAGAAAACCAAGAAACTCAATCTTTAGATTTTACAATTATGTCATATAATGTACTAGCTCAAGGATATATCGAAACAATGCCGTATTTGTACCATAATTGTaacgaagaaaatttaaaatggccagataggaaaaaaaactttttaaccaATTCAAAATGTCAAATGCAGATATTGTATGCTTACAGGAAGTGGATGCTAACTACTATTATAATACCTACTTATCGTATTTTCAATCTCAGGGGTATGACGGAGTGTTTAAACAAAAAACCCAAGAAAAGATTGATGGGTGTGccacttttttaaaaaaatgtaaatttagtCTAAAAGAAGAATCATTCCTTAGAAATGCTAAAGAATGGAATAGATTTACTTAGTCGAGATAACATTGCACTTATTTCTATTCTCACCCCATTTAAGAACCCGGACAAACAGATATGCATTGTAAACACACATTTGTTATACAATCGCAAAAGAGAAGATGTGCGTTTAGCCCAACTCCAAGTACTTCTAGCAGAAATTAACCGCGTTGCTTGCAAAATAACTAACTACCCTCCAGTTATCCTTTGTGGTGATTTGAATTTCACCCCTTCAAGCAAATTATACTCTTTTTTAAGCCAAGGAAGGCTTAAGTATGAACatctagatataaaaaaattaactaactGTGGTTcacaaaaaattgggaaaacctTCCTCCCAAAGGAGCTTTATATTTCTGATTCTTGTCAATACTTACAAGAACTAAAACGTGATAACTgcattgaagaagaatttttttcatccGGTACATTAACGCATAAATTTGCCTTTAAAAGTGTTTATAATTCAGATGAATTTCCAAAAGTTCGTTTGAATTCGACTTGTCACAACTTAGTTGACTATATTCTCTACAGTAATATTGACGAAAAATTCaacaaacatgaaaaacaagaattaataCTATTAGAAAGACTTCGTCTCCCAACATACAAGGACTGCTTAAAAATAGGACCATTACCGAATAGTCAAAATGGATCAGACCATTATTATCTTGAAGCAAGATTTCGTTGGAATTgcgtataaataataatatactttgttaaaaaaaattttttttaataaaaaaccctataaaaataaattaatttaaattctaatttaatataatattatttctaGATAAGCCACAACTTATTCCCACAATAACAGGTAAATTGTTATATTCTGcttaattaataaaactaacaaaatgcctataaaaaaaacacgaagtaaccctaatctaaaaaaaaaatgaaacacaatATAACCTCCTAGAACAAAAACCTAGTACTACCTATTATAGTTTACCCGATTTATACAGGTTTAACTATGAATTAAACGAAGCAACGTGGAACAGCTTAATTATTGATGCAGTAAAGAatctaaattataaatttttaagaacacCAATCATATTTAAAAACCGTTTAATCAGGGATATAATGAACATAATGTTAAACTGTCAATTTTCAGAAGAAGTAGTTAAGGAGGGTtatgaatatataagaaaattctcATCAATAACATTTAAAACAATACTTGACAAAATTACCAAGAAGAATCACCCCCTAATAGAAGAACTAATCATCGAACATCTAGATATTTTTTGTGATGTAAATAACTTCACAATTATCTGGCCCTTACATTTCATATTAATAATAGTAGAAAAAGACTTAGAATCATATATTAAATCAAACTGGATTATCTCAGTTTATAACAAATATGTTAACATTACAGAAAATGAACCCTTAAAGGTTCATTGTCCCGTTTTACGTAGAGAAGATTACGATGCGTTAAAGAAACTAACGGTACGTTTTTACCAAAATGAACAATACTTATGGTCAGAAATTTTTCCAGGAACAGACATCATCGTATCGGAAACTATAGTAGAAGGTGTCAATCCCTCTTTTggttataaattattaaaatataaaataaattacaatacaACTAATCAAACAAGTCTAAAAGGACTATGCAGAAATAAAATACGA
This genomic stretch from Artemia franciscana unplaced genomic scaffold, ASM3288406v1 Scaffold_7262, whole genome shotgun sequence harbors:
- the LOC136043565 gene encoding protein angel homolog 2-like, coding for MLKNGIDLLSRDNIALISILTPFKNPDKQICIVNTHLLYNRKREDVRLAQLQVLLAEINRVACKITNYPPVILCGDLNFTPSSKLYSFLSQGRLKYEHLDIKKLTNCGSQKIGKTFLPKELYISDSCQYLQELKRDNCIEEEFFSSGTLTHKFAFKSVYNSDEFPKVRLNSTCHNLVDYILYSNIDEKFNKHEKQELILLERLRLPTYKDCLKIGPLPNSQNGSDHYYLEARFRWNCV